Proteins co-encoded in one Saprospira grandis genomic window:
- a CDS encoding 3'-5' exonuclease, with translation MNFIIYDLEATCWKTDVERRGRSQEIIEIGALLFNEYAELQSRFESFVRPSEHPQLSDFCTQLTGISQIEVNQADEFPTVIEDFQDWIGLTKGEDYLLCSWGFFDRKALARNCKLHDLPADWTDKHISLKHQYPRIKGIRREIGLKRAVEREGFEFEGAHHRGIDDAINLAKIFVKYANQWRF, from the coding sequence ATGAACTTTATCATTTATGATCTAGAAGCTACCTGTTGGAAAACTGATGTGGAACGACGGGGGCGCAGCCAAGAAATTATCGAAATCGGCGCTCTTCTCTTTAATGAATACGCCGAACTACAATCCAGATTCGAGAGCTTTGTCCGCCCAAGCGAACATCCACAACTCTCCGATTTTTGTACGCAACTAACCGGAATCAGCCAAATAGAGGTCAACCAAGCCGATGAATTTCCTACCGTAATCGAGGATTTTCAAGATTGGATCGGCCTAACAAAAGGCGAAGACTACTTGCTCTGCTCTTGGGGTTTCTTTGACCGCAAGGCTTTAGCCCGAAATTGTAAGCTACACGATTTACCGGCCGATTGGACCGATAAACACATTAGCCTCAAACATCAATATCCCCGCATTAAGGGCATCCGCCGAGAAATTGGCCTCAAAAGAGCCGTCGAACGAGAAGGCTTTGAGTTTGAAGGCGCCCACCACCGAGGTATTGATGACGCAATCAATTTGGCCAAAATTTTTGTTAAGTACGCCAACCAATGGCGCTTTTAA
- a CDS encoding 2OG-Fe(II) oxygenase, with the protein MEEKYESLITGIIEQGYGLVDDFLPAPFVAQIRTYLLAQKAQSKFKTAGIGQQAAQHTTIRNDQILWIEPHSPQTLEAQYQQALMGFLHYLNRSCYTGLRSAEMHYAFYDIGSFYKMHVDRFQHDSRRQFSAIFYLNENWADTDGGELLLQLPNGQEVKIAPKAGRFVCFRSHELPHAVLPAKRARLSITAWMLK; encoded by the coding sequence ATGGAAGAAAAATACGAATCCCTAATTACTGGGATTATTGAGCAGGGCTACGGGCTGGTAGATGATTTTCTGCCAGCCCCTTTTGTGGCCCAAATCCGAACTTATTTGCTGGCCCAAAAAGCCCAATCTAAGTTCAAAACCGCTGGCATCGGCCAACAAGCTGCCCAGCATACCACTATCCGAAATGACCAGATTCTCTGGATAGAACCCCATAGCCCACAAACCCTAGAAGCCCAGTACCAACAGGCCCTGATGGGCTTTCTGCACTATCTTAACCGCAGCTGCTATACGGGCCTGCGCAGCGCAGAAATGCACTACGCCTTCTACGATATAGGCAGCTTTTATAAAATGCATGTCGATCGCTTTCAACACGATAGCCGCCGACAGTTTTCCGCCATTTTTTACCTCAATGAAAATTGGGCAGATACCGATGGGGGAGAGCTCTTGCTCCAACTCCCCAATGGCCAAGAAGTAAAAATTGCCCCCAAAGCTGGCCGATTCGTCTGCTTCAGAAGCCATGAGTTGCCACATGCCGTCCTGCCCGCCAAACGAGCTCGACTCAGCATTACCGCTTGGATGCTCAAGTAA